From Rutidosis leptorrhynchoides isolate AG116_Rl617_1_P2 chromosome 3, CSIRO_AGI_Rlap_v1, whole genome shotgun sequence, a single genomic window includes:
- the LOC139902514 gene encoding uncharacterized protein: MAPSTKYDKVYTVTSVTNLIPIKLDLAKLNYTHWSTLFANHCTTYDVSQFLEAATTSNDDDDVKKADAAVLGWIYLAISKPLLERFLNSQPKTAFAAWEFLKKIFQENKRSKVVELTAYLRALNIGDLKPE, translated from the coding sequence ATGGCACCATCCACTAAATACGACAAAGTTTACACCGTTACATCGGTCACGAATCTCATCCCAATCAAGCTTGACCTTGCCAAACTTAATTACACACATTGGAGTACTCTTTTCGCGAATCATTGCACTACATATGATGTCTCACAATTCCTTGAAGCCGCCACCACtagcaatgatgatgatgatgttaagaaAGCCGATGCGGCCGTTCTTGGGTGGATCTACCTTGCGATCTCCAAACCACTTCTAGAACGCTTCCTAAACTCGCAACCAAAAACCGCTTTCGCAGCATGGGAATTCTTGAAAAAAATCTTTCAAGAAAATAAAAGATCTAAGGTTGTGGAACTCACAGCCTATCTTCGTGCTCTCAACATCGGTGATCTCAAGCCCGAGTAA
- the LOC139902515 gene encoding uncharacterized mitochondrial protein AtMg00810-like, translated as MTEEYNALIKNSTWTLVPRPSDMNIVRSMWLFKHKFNADGTLSSLAISRHWPVHQLDVKNAFLHGHLTETVYMHQPRGFRDSSRPDHVCLLQKSLYGLKQAPRAWYQRFASYAQSVASSDAFLQQVIASLHREFSMTDLCPLNYFLGISVTRNSSGMFLSQQKYATEILERADMTDCHPSRTPVETSSKLGTLGPSVADPTLYRSLAGALQYLTFTRPDISFAVQQVCLFMHDPHEQHFSALKRILRYIQGTLDHGLQLYASTTTELTAYSDADWAGCPSTRRSTSGYCVFLGGNLLSWSSK; from the exons ATGACTGAAGagtataatgctttaattaaaaatAGTACTTGGACACTTGTGCCCCGCCCATCGGACatgaacatagttcgctccatgtggctctttaagcacaagtttaatgcgGACGGGACTCTCAGCAG CTTAGCTATTTCTCGACATTGGCCAGTTCATCAGctcgatgtcaagaacgcttttctTCACGGTCATCTTACTGAGACCGTATACATGCATCAGCCTCGAGGTTTTCGTGACTCTTCACGACCCGACCATGTTTGTCTCCTGCAGAAATCCCTTTATGGATTGAAGCAGGCACCCCGTGCTTGGTACCAGCGATTTGCTAGTTATGCTCAGAGTGTTG CATCGTCTGATGCCTTTCTGCAGCAGGTCATTGCCTCTTTACATCGCGAGTTTTCTATGACTGATCTGTGTCCACTTAATTATTTTTTGGGTATTTCTGTTACTCGTAATTCTTCGGGGATGTTCTTATCTCAGCAGAAGTATGCGACTGAGATTCTTGAGCGTGCTGATATGACCGATTGTCATCCGAGTCGTACACCTGTTGAGACTAGTTCGAAACTGGGTACTTTGGGCCCTTCGGTTGCTGACCCGACTTTATATCGGAGTCTTGCCGGGGCTCTCCAGTATCTCACATTTACCCGACCGGATATTTCTTTTGCAGTACAGCAGGTTTGTCTTTTCATGCATGATCCTCATGAGCAGCACTTCTCCGCTCTTAAGCGGATCTTACGTTATATACAGGGTACTTTGGATCATGGTCTGCAGCTTTATGCGTCTACCACTACAGAGTTGACTGCCTACTCGGATGCTGATTGGGCTGGCTGCCCCAGCACACGTCGGTCTACGTCGGGTTACTGTGTTTTTTTGGGTGGTAATCTTCTCTCATGGTCCTCTAAGTGA